One genomic region from Salvia hispanica cultivar TCC Black 2014 chromosome 2, UniMelb_Shisp_WGS_1.0, whole genome shotgun sequence encodes:
- the LOC125206359 gene encoding protein NEOXANTHIN-DEFICIENT 1, whose product MDTSEINSSRGYGKPPWIFKGSALYQLHLVKAETARAFIPKELRLVEAFGYTLGGFFLANYEESPAGIFDELVVIAGIVWNPPTSCALDVDDLSPYLSCAPGVWILGHASVSDTTIHHFLFSYILLLEDDDLSCTTLKMLLYINLYVQSVRALPVSKRSRFGGFMNKIGISDSMEKCLDIKVEEMNNHTAMDLCSIKLTAAASQKDTGRWMGPEIKMSLPSFSGRTEHIPHLLKYSCHIGCRVRAVSPAKVCGPFASNMDGESTDGYSGNEKRDLSISVMLSKPILALEFNCLQMKVEVPTIIPQEKHG is encoded by the exons ATGGACACTTCAGAAATTAATTCTTCtcgaggatatggtaaaccaCCGTGGATTTTCAAGGGAAG TGCCTTGTACCAGCTCCATCTTGTGAAGGCAGAGACAGCTCGAGCATTCATTCCCAAAGAACTCAGATTAGTAGAGGCGTTCGG GTATACTCTTGGAGGATTCTTTCTTGCTAATTATGAGGAGAGTCCTGCTGGGATATTTGATGAG CTTGTGGTAATAGCAGGAATTGTTTGGAACCCTCCTACTTCTTGTGC TTTGGACGTGGATGATCTAAGTCCATATTTATCTTGTGCTCCGGGCGTATGGATATTAGGTCACGCTAGTGTTTCAGATACTACTATACATCATTTTCTGTTTTCCTACATTTTACTACTGGAAGACGATGACCTTAGTTGCACCACTTTGAAAATGCtgttatatataaatttat ATGTTCAG AGCGTGAGAGCACTTCCCGTGTCAAAAAGGAGTCGATTTGGTGGCTTTATGAACAAGATTGGCATCAGTGATAGCATGGAGAAATGTTtggatataaaagtagaagagaTGAACAATCACACAGCCATGGACTTGTGCAGTATCAAACTCACTGCTGCTG CATCTCAAAAAGACACTGGAAGATGGATGGGCCCAGAAATCAAGATGTCACTCCCAAGCTTCAG CGGCCGCACAGAGCACATTCCTCACCTCCTTAAGTATTCTTGCCATATTGGATGCAG GGTGAGAGCAGTGTCACCAGCTAAAGTGTGTGGTCCATTTGCATCAAATATGGATGGTGAGAGTACGGACGGGTATTCTGGAAATGAGAAGAGAGACCTCAGCATCTCCGTGATGCTATCAAAGCCTATTCTAGCCTTGGAGTTCAACTGTCTGCAAATGAAGGTGGAAGTTCCAACAATCATTCCACAGGAGAAGCACGGATGA
- the LOC125207849 gene encoding serine carboxypeptidase-like 45, with product MALNLAMAANVKIVAFFALLAHSAKCHSSSSSLSAADRISELPGQPRVSFHQYSGYVSVDQNEERALFYYFVEAEIDPASKPLVLWLNGGPGCSSLGVGAFSENGPFRPSGNGLVRNEHSWNREANVLYLESPIGVGFSYAANSSSYEGVNDKITARDNLVFLQNWFLKFPQYKDRSLYITGESYAGHYIPQLAELMLQFNKKRKEFNLKGIALGNPVLEYGTDFNSRAEFFWSHGLISDTTYRMFTSACNYSRYVSEYYRGSLSPICTKVMSLVTTETSKFVDKYDVTLDVCIPSVLAQSKALAPQQVTESIDVCVEDETLNYLNRKDVQKALHARLVGLNRWLVCSNILDYEPLDLEIPTINVVGRIIQAGIPILVYSGDQDSVIPLTGSRRLVHRLARLLKLRSTTPYRVWFAGMQVGGWTQVYDNNLSFATIRGASHEAPFSQPKRSLVLFKAFLEGRPLPQEF from the exons ATGGCTTTGAATTTGGCCATGGCTGCCAATGTAAAGATCGTAGCTTTTTTCGCTTTATTGGCACATTCAGCTAAGTGTCATTCCTCATCTTCTTCTCTGTCAGCTGCTGACAGAATATCTGAGCTTCCTGGGCAGCCCCGGGTTAGCTTCCACCAATATTCTGGCTACGTATCTGTTGATCAAAATGAGGAGAGAGCTctgttttactattttgttgAAGCTGAGATTGATCCTGCGTCGAAGCCTCTTGTTCTATGGTTGAATGGAG GTCCTGGTTGTTCATCTTTGGGAGTTGGGGCGTTTTCTGAAAATGGGCCTTTTAGGCCAAGTGGAAATGGACTGGTCAGGAATGAGCATAGCTGGAATAGAG AAGCAAATGTCTTGTATTTGGAGTCACCCATTGGAGTAGGTTTTTCTTATGCTGCCAATTCATCTTCTTATGAAGGTGTAAATGACAAAATCACAG CTCGTGACAACTTGGTATTTCTGCAAAACTGGTTCCTTAAATTCCCACAATACAAGGACAGAAGCTTGTATATCACAGGAGAGAGCTATGCTG GCCACTATATTCCCCAGCTAGCAGAGCTGATGCTCCAATTcaacaaaaagagaaaagaattcAATCTCAAAGGAATTGCA CTAGGGAATCCAGTACTAGAATATGGAACAGACTTCAACTCAAGGGCTGAATTCTTCTGGTCTCATGGCCTAATATCCGATACAACGTACAGAATGTTCACTTCTGCCTGCAATTATTCGCGATATGTGAGCGAATACTACAGAGGCTCTCTCTCCCCGATCTGCACCAAGGTGATGAGCCTTGTCACAACTGAAACCAGCAAATTTGTTGACAAATACGATGTCACTCTCGATGTCTGCATCCCATCCGTGCTCGCTCAGTCCAAAGCCCTTGCTCCTCAG CAAGTCACTGAGAGCATAGATGTGTGTGTGGAGGACGAGACTCTGAATTACTTGAACAGGAAAGATGTTCAGAAGGCCCTTCATGCGCGCCTCGTTGGACTCAACCGGTGGCTCGTCTGCAGCAA TATTTTGGATTATGAACCACTTGATCTCGAGATACCTACAATCAACGTTGTGGGGAGAATAATTCAGGCTGGAATCCCTATTTTGGTGTACAGTGGAGATCAAGATTCAGTCATACCTTTAACTGGAAGTCGAAGGCTCGTTCACAGACTGGCACGGCTGTTGAAGCTGCGTTCAACTACGCCTTACAGGGTGTGGTTTGCTGGGATGCAG GTTGGAGGGTGGACTCAGGTCTACGACAACAACCTCTCGTTTGCAACAATCCGAGGGGCGTCTCATGAAGCTCCATTTTCTCAGCCGAAGAGATCCCTTGTGCTGTTCAAAGCGTTTCTGGAAGGCAGGCCTCTACCTCAAGAATTTTAG